The following proteins are co-located in the Candidatus Stygibacter australis genome:
- a CDS encoding choice-of-anchor Q domain-containing protein, which yields MKKYFILFIGLVLIGILQGTTIIVDIEGTGDYISIQEGVDASVNGDTVLVYPGRYYENVDYNNHTITLGSLNLTTGERHYIRETIIDGNLENSCIIVVRAEGEGTLCCGFTLTNGAGHSMGSDYPLDGGGVYVYGGYGAQIEVRNCIIENNKINRTGGGIYLGYGGYVYLSGTTIRFNYAPVSSGGISKGTSATLEFDPDNLCSIYGNYSTIGCMMGRGIDLDEPDTLYIYADTLSFEEPDRYFISQGGGSNTYIDPDEYLVIESQHCYYEFIDADFYVSPDGDDSNSGLTLQDPKKKISSAITLCVSNPDSPNTIHLLPGYYSSSLNGQYFPLNMRENVSIVGTSRDEVFLDRETAGNYIYDRNGGYNYSIKNITFTGGIGGGQSNPDLRFWDFTEDPISSVIMDSLRFDSAVPKLGILATKIDFEISNIIIENSGSAFLGYNSFPGNRSLVKNVLCRSCHATFITNDNYTETEDLPVLNVINYLQVDNSVESILRMWSYGPDATRYAVTNFINCTLMNNSIVPFNNHAFAKAFEGGEMNFYNSIIYGNVGTQLNLDTNGWDNPSTATISHTLLQDGETGIVHQGDTILNWMDGNLDCDPMLNEDYIPLVGSPVIDAGTLDLPEGIELPETDVYGNPRIYGNGVDMGAVEWQGTENSSDEISVLPDELIIYPNPLIA from the coding sequence ATGAAGAAGTATTTCATCTTATTTATTGGTCTGGTTTTGATTGGGATATTGCAGGGGACTACAATCATAGTTGATATTGAAGGTACAGGGGATTACATATCTATCCAGGAAGGAGTGGATGCCAGTGTGAATGGTGATACAGTGCTGGTTTATCCGGGTAGGTATTACGAAAATGTGGATTATAATAATCATACTATAACCCTGGGAAGCTTAAATCTTACTACTGGCGAAAGACATTATATCCGGGAAACAATTATTGATGGCAATCTGGAGAATAGTTGCATAATTGTAGTAAGAGCTGAGGGAGAAGGCACGCTGTGTTGTGGATTCACTCTTACAAATGGAGCAGGGCATTCCATGGGTAGTGATTATCCTTTAGATGGTGGAGGAGTTTATGTTTATGGTGGATATGGGGCACAGATAGAAGTTAGAAATTGTATTATTGAAAATAATAAAATTAATAGAACTGGTGGTGGGATCTATTTAGGTTATGGAGGATATGTATATTTATCAGGAACAACCATAAGATTTAATTATGCTCCGGTTAGTTCTGGGGGTATATCAAAAGGAACTAGTGCAACATTAGAATTTGATCCTGACAATTTATGTAGTATCTATGGGAATTATTCAACAATCGGATGTATGATGGGAAGAGGAATTGATCTTGATGAGCCCGATACTCTTTATATCTATGCAGATACATTAAGCTTTGAAGAACCAGACAGGTATTTTATTTCTCAGGGTGGAGGTAGTAATACATATATTGATCCGGATGAATATTTGGTAATAGAATCGCAGCATTGCTATTATGAATTTATTGATGCAGATTTTTATGTGTCACCGGATGGTGATGATTCTAATAGTGGCTTAACACTGCAGGATCCCAAGAAAAAAATTTCCAGTGCCATTACTCTTTGTGTTTCTAATCCTGATAGCCCAAATACAATTCATTTACTACCCGGCTATTATAGTTCTTCGTTAAACGGGCAGTATTTCCCTTTGAATATGCGGGAAAATGTAAGTATAGTAGGAACTTCCCGGGATGAGGTGTTTCTGGACAGAGAAACCGCAGGGAATTACATATACGATAGAAATGGAGGATATAATTATAGTATAAAAAATATAACTTTTACTGGTGGAATAGGAGGAGGTCAAAGCAATCCTGATCTAAGATTCTGGGACTTTACCGAAGACCCGATAAGCAGTGTAATAATGGATAGTTTAAGATTTGACAGCGCTGTTCCAAAATTGGGTATTTTAGCTACAAAAATAGACTTTGAGATATCAAATATAATAATTGAAAATTCAGGATCGGCATTTCTGGGATATAACTCTTTTCCCGGTAACCGCAGTTTAGTAAAAAATGTTTTATGCAGGAGCTGCCATGCAACATTTATTACCAATGATAATTATACGGAGACTGAAGATCTACCTGTATTAAATGTAATAAATTATCTTCAAGTTGATAACTCTGTAGAAAGCATCCTGAGGATGTGGAGTTATGGACCGGATGCAACAAGATATGCTGTAACTAATTTCATTAATTGCACATTAATGAATAACAGCATTGTGCCTTTTAATAATCACGCTTTTGCCAAAGCTTTTGAGGGCGGTGAGATGAATTTTTATAATTCTATAATCTATGGTAACGTAGGAACACAACTCAATCTTGATACTAATGGCTGGGATAACCCAAGTACAGCAACAATTTCACATACTCTTCTACAGGATGGGGAAACAGGAATAGTACATCAAGGAGATACAATATTAAACTGGATGGATGGCAATCTGGACTGTGATCCTATGCTGAATGAGGATTATATACCGTTAGTTGGTTCGCCAGTGATTGATGCCGGGACACTGGATCTGCCTGAAGGAATAGAACTTCCAGAAACTGATGTTTATGGCAATCCCCGTATTTATGGCAATGGCGTGGATATGGGAGCAGTAGAATGGCAGGGAACGGAAAATAGTTCAGATGAGATTTCAGTGCTCCCTGATGAACTGATAATCTATCCTAATCCCTTGATAGCA